In one Streptomyces sp. T12 genomic region, the following are encoded:
- a CDS encoding NADP-dependent oxidoreductase has protein sequence MKAVIITDFGAEPLVTDLPMPEPGPGELLVRLHAASLNPFDWKVADGALKGVVEHDFPLVMGSDGAGVVERIGPGVNRFRPGDTVYGQLMNLPYGRGSYAEYVLAAEDGTIARMPDDLPFAVAAALPTAGVTAYQAIEAARLDTGHVILINGASGGVGQSAIQFAALQGAHVLATGTGDIAGHLRELGADRVIDFAAAPTAEQVLAAHPGGIDAVLDLVTQPGGDIDALAGLLKPGGRLISTNRAADPDALAAREIHGINLVNDPSRAELESLAALADAGKLRITIDAEVPLADAPTAVARARAGGSRGKTVILP, from the coding sequence ATGAAGGCCGTCATCATCACCGACTTCGGGGCCGAGCCGCTCGTCACCGACCTGCCCATGCCGGAACCGGGCCCGGGAGAGCTGCTGGTCCGCCTGCACGCCGCCTCGCTCAACCCCTTCGACTGGAAGGTCGCCGACGGAGCCCTCAAGGGCGTGGTCGAGCACGACTTTCCCCTCGTCATGGGCTCGGACGGCGCCGGCGTGGTCGAACGCATCGGCCCCGGCGTGAACCGCTTCCGGCCCGGCGACACCGTCTACGGCCAGCTCATGAACCTCCCGTACGGCCGGGGCTCCTACGCCGAGTACGTCCTGGCCGCCGAGGACGGCACGATCGCCCGCATGCCCGACGACCTGCCGTTCGCCGTCGCGGCCGCGCTGCCCACCGCCGGTGTCACCGCCTACCAGGCCATCGAGGCCGCCCGCCTCGACACCGGCCACGTGATCCTCATCAACGGGGCATCCGGCGGTGTGGGCCAGTCCGCGATCCAGTTCGCCGCCCTCCAGGGGGCCCACGTGCTGGCCACCGGCACTGGCGACATAGCGGGCCACCTCCGCGAGCTGGGCGCCGACCGGGTCATCGACTTCGCCGCCGCACCCACCGCCGAGCAGGTCCTCGCCGCCCACCCAGGCGGCATCGACGCCGTCCTCGACCTGGTCACCCAGCCCGGCGGTGACATCGACGCCCTGGCCGGCCTGCTCAAGCCCGGCGGCAGGCTCATCAGCACCAACCGGGCCGCCGACCCCGACGCGCTGGCCGCCCGCGAGATCCACGGCATCAACCTCGTCAACGACCCCAGCCGGGCAGAGCTGGAGTCCCTCGCCGCCCTCGCCGACGCCGGGAAGCTCCGTATCACGATCGACGCCGAGGTCCCCCTGGCCGACGCCCCCACCGCCGTGGCCCGCGCCCGCGCCGGCGGCTCCCGCGGCAAGACGGTCATCCTGCCCTGA